A genomic region of Thermogemmata fonticola contains the following coding sequences:
- a CDS encoding SH3 domain-containing protein, whose protein sequence is MRGADGRRGRNGARRGAGFGARLGLRFGQVLVLIAGWGLGGIAEAQSGSSTSAGASPSGSAGDSPVGSPSNSLGSGSLPKPPYLAVVTAPQVTLRAGPSDQFPDTGTLQAGMLVWVDHEEGNGWLAVQDPPQTLRCISWVPMQFINFDKSRPIPQNVVVDEAGAPLRPGKIGLAEPLPVQRTRVPGGTILLVIGPPVQREGKTWYPVAAPPGDFRYLPKQAVQAQRGGAWHYQVREPAPAPTAGAAGSSATAGLAGTVGNSGSSRPAAMPSPLVQHPLWQQAEAAEQAGRFEEAERLFFELARILNEQGKQHDLANLCYTRIHALREKRRQGPRTSPAPSGSLPASASGSAAPARLLPPETPPASAASSTGPTPAAADSPRWYGPGRLVRSAIALDGRKTYALEAHPGVPLVYVVPGAAGDLERYVNTVVQVYGTAQNRRGLSYPYVAAAAVSPAPR, encoded by the coding sequence ATGCGCGGCGCGGATGGGCGAAGAGGGCGGAACGGAGCGCGGAGAGGGGCCGGCTTTGGGGCGCGGTTGGGGCTGCGTTTCGGCCAAGTGCTGGTGCTGATCGCCGGGTGGGGACTGGGGGGAATTGCCGAAGCGCAGTCGGGGAGTTCGACCTCTGCGGGCGCTTCGCCTTCGGGGTCCGCCGGCGATAGTCCAGTCGGTTCTCCGAGCAACAGTTTGGGGAGCGGGAGCCTGCCGAAGCCGCCGTATTTGGCGGTGGTGACGGCGCCGCAAGTCACGCTGCGGGCTGGGCCGAGCGATCAATTCCCGGACACGGGCACCTTGCAAGCGGGGATGCTCGTGTGGGTGGATCATGAGGAAGGGAACGGCTGGCTGGCGGTGCAGGACCCGCCGCAAACTCTGCGGTGCATCAGTTGGGTGCCGATGCAGTTTATCAACTTCGACAAGTCTCGTCCGATTCCGCAGAATGTGGTAGTGGATGAAGCGGGGGCACCGTTACGTCCGGGCAAAATTGGCTTGGCGGAACCCTTGCCGGTGCAGCGGACGCGCGTACCGGGGGGGACGATTCTGCTGGTCATCGGTCCGCCGGTGCAGCGGGAGGGGAAGACGTGGTATCCGGTGGCGGCGCCGCCGGGGGATTTTCGCTACCTTCCCAAGCAGGCGGTGCAGGCGCAGCGGGGCGGGGCGTGGCATTATCAGGTGCGGGAACCGGCACCAGCACCGACGGCGGGAGCTGCGGGTTCCTCCGCGACCGCGGGACTGGCTGGGACGGTAGGTAACAGCGGCAGCAGTCGTCCGGCAGCAATGCCCAGCCCGCTGGTGCAGCATCCCCTCTGGCAGCAGGCGGAAGCGGCGGAGCAGGCCGGGCGCTTCGAGGAAGCCGAGCGGCTCTTTTTCGAGTTGGCCCGCATCCTGAACGAACAAGGGAAGCAGCACGATCTGGCCAATCTATGCTACACGCGGATTCACGCCTTGCGGGAGAAGCGGCGGCAAGGGCCGCGGACCTCGCCTGCCCCATCGGGGTCCTTGCCGGCGTCTGCGAGCGGCTCAGCCGCACCGGCTCGGCTCCTGCCCCCGGAGACGCCGCCGGCATCCGCGGCGAGTTCTACCGGTCCAACTCCGGCGGCGGCGGACTCGCCCCGCTGGTACGGTCCCGGTCGGCTTGTGCGTTCCGCCATCGCCCTCGATGGCCGAAAAACCTACGCCCTGGAAGCCCATCCCGGCGTGCCCCTCGTCTATGTCGTGCCCGGAGCGGCGGGGGACCTGGAGCGTTACGTCAACACCGTCGTGCAAGTCTATGGCACGGCGCAGAATCGCCGCGGCTTGTCCTACCCCTACGTGGCGGCAGCGGCGGTTTCCCCCGCACCACGCTGA